GTATTCCGAATATgctacaaaaaaaattagtaactttGAAAACTTATTTGCTACAATATTTTGTATTAAAATGAATACTCTCGATTACGCGAAAGCAATTATAAATGAAGAAATAGAAGCCTTAGAAAATTTAAAATCTTATCTTAATAACGATTTTGAGAAAATTGTTGATTATATTTTAAATCACTCCTCAAAAGTGGTTATCTGTGGCATAGGGAAAAGTGCCGATATTGGAAGAAAAATTGTTGCTACCCTTAATTCTACGGGAACATACGCGGTATTTTTACACGCGGCAGATGCTATGCACGGAGATTTAGGCATTGTTCAAAAAGATgatttagtaattattattagcaAAAGTGGTTCTAGTGCCGAAATTGTAACCCTTCttccttttattaaaaaattagggAATGAAGTTGTTGCTATGGTAGGAAATTCTAATTCTATATTAGCAAAACAAGCAAAATGGATTTTAAATACTACTGTTAAAAAAGAGGCTTGTCCTAATAATTTAGCTCCTACAAATAGTACTACGTGCCAATTAGTTATGGGAGATGCTTTAGCCCTTACGCTAATGAAGAAAAGGAATTTTACACAAGAAGATTTTGCAAAGTTTCACCCTGGtggtgctttagggaaaaaattattAACAACAGTAAAAGAAATTATGGCAAGCACTAATAATACATTTCCTTTTGTGCACGAAGAAACTTCCCTTAAAGAAATTATTTTAGCCATTAGTAAAGGGAGACTTGGAGCAACAGTAGTGCTtaatgaacaaaaaaatatttgtggtatTATTACCGATGGCGATATTCGAAGAACCTTAGAAAATAAAGAAGATATTTTTAATCTTACAGCAACAACTATTATGAATAAAAATCCTACCGTTATTCAGGAAAATATACGAGCAAGCGAGGCTCTTAACATtatgaataataaaaatattagcCAACTTTTAGTTGCCAATAATAATACCTATTTGGGCATTATTCATATACACGATATTTTAAAAGAAGGAATTGAATAAtataaaaagtagtaaaaaagcAGTAAAATGGATATAAAAAACAACAATCATTATGTAGCCATAATGGCAGGAGGTATAGGGTCTAGATTTTGGCCTAAAAGTAGAGTAAATCATCCAAAGCAATTTTTAGATATTTTAAATACTGGAAAAAGTTTATTACAAACAACCTACGAAagatttttatcttttattcctaAGGAAAATATCTTTATTGTAAGTGCTACAGAATATACAGAATTAGTTATTCAGCATTTACCCCAAATTTTTAAAGCAAATATTTTAAGCGAACCTTTCAAAAAAAATACGGCTCCTTGTATTGCTTATATTTCttttaaaataagagaaattaATCCCGATGCTAAATTAATTTGCTCACCTGCAGACCATTTAATTACCCCATTAAAAGAATTTACAAATACTTGCCTTAGGGCGCTTTCTTTTTTAGAAAAACAAGAAAATAGCTTTGTTACAATCGGTATTAAACCTACACACCCTAACACAGGATTTGGATATATACAATTTATAGAAAATTCAGAAAATGATGTATATAAAGTAAAAACTTTTACCGAAAAACCGAATAAAGAACTTGCAGAGAACTTTATTGCCAGTGGTGATTTCTTGTGGAATTCAGGCATTTTTATTGCTAATAACAAAACTATTTTAGAAGCATTCGAAAAATACCTATACGATATTTACGAACTCTTCAACACCCATAAAACATTACTCAATACCCAATTAGAAAATAATGCTTTAGAAAAAATTTATCCCCTCTGTACAAATATTTCTTTTGATTACGGTATTATGGAAAAAGTTTCTaatgtgtttattattcctgcaAGTTTTTTATGGAATGATTTAGGAACTTGGAATAGTTTGTATGAAGTTTCAGAAAAAGATAAAGACCAAAATGTTACCCTAATAAACGATGCCTTAATTTCTAATGCCCATAATAATATTATtagtgtagaaaaaaataaattggttaTTATTAAAGGATTAGAAAATTTTATTGTTGTAGATACTAAAGATGCTCTTTTAATTTATCCTAAGCATCaagaacaagaaattaaaaatctTACAgaagaattaaaaaataaaaatcttacaaAATATCTCTAATGTTCATTtactttacattaaaaaaataagtttaaattATAGTTATATGCTCTCGATAAAATACCCGATAGCATACAAATTactacaaaatatatttttatcgtattaataaaaaactatgaacGAAATTATTAATGAAATTACCAAAGACCCTATAAAACAAAGCCATTCTAATGCATTATTAGATAGTGTTATTAGCGTAAGTCAAGAAGTTGCTTACTATATTTCCATTATTATTGGATATGTAGGATTAATAGTTTTATTATTAGGTATTGTATTTGCATTTATTGAACTCTTAAAGAAACTCTCTGGCAAAGCCATTGCTATTGGTCAGATTAGATTAAATTTAGGACATTATTTAATCCTTGCCCTTGAACTTTTAGTTGCGAAAGATATTCTTGAGTCTATTTTTTCGCCAAGCCTTCAAACTTTATTAGAACTCCTTTTAATTGTTGTTATTAGAACAATACTTACCTATTTTCTTAATAAAGAAATAGCTCAAGTAAAAGCCGATATTGAAGACGAACTCAATAAACAGAGATAGCAATGCTAACATTATAAGGTTAAGAATTGTGTAAATTCAAGTAATCAATATACTTTTTAAACCTTGttatataaatgaaaataaaacaacttttacaaAAACACAATCACTCTTAAAACATAAATGCTTTAATCTTATTATTTACTtataaaacagctccaaataaatTTAGCGTAATGCTATTTATTAagagtaattgttttttttacctttgtCGCAAAATTTATATtgcttcaatttttatttttaatttttatgctaAAAACAAATATACTTGCACACCTTCCTAAAAGAACCCAAATACCTAGAAAAAATGGGCTTACAATGATAATGGATAAAGGATTAAGTACTAACGAAGTACATAATCTTATAGAAATTGGGAAACCTTATATTGATTTCGTGAAATTAGGCTTTGGAACAGCATTAGTTACTCCTAATTTAAAAAATAAGCTAGAAAtatatgctaaaagtaaaatagaaATTTATCTTGGTGGCACCCTCTTTGaagccttttatataagaaatcaGATAAATGAATATATTTCTTTATGTAAAGaatatggattaaaatggatagaAATAAGCGATGGTTCTATAGAAATTAGCCAAAAAGAAAAATGCAAACAAATAGAAAAGTTATCTAAACATTTTAAAGTTTTAAGCGAAGTAGGAAGTAAAGACGCAGAAATTATTATTCCTCCATATAAATGGATAGAATTAATGAAGAGCGAATTAAATAGCGGAGCTCAATTTGTTATTGCGGAAGCACGCGAAGCAGGAAATGTGGGTATTTATCGCTCTTCGGGAGAAGTAAGGCAAGGATTAGTGCAAGAAATATTAACACAAATTCCATCAGAAAAAATTATTTGGGAAGCACCCCAAAAATCACAACAAGTATTTTTCTTAAAGCTCTTAGGGTGTAATGTTAATTTAGGGAATATTGCCCCTCAAGAAATCCTTTCTTTAGAAGCTATGCGAATAGGACTTAGAGGCGATAGTTTTTTTTACTATCTACCAAAAGAActgcaagtaaaaaaataatcgcTTACATTATGAAACAATTTGGCATTGTAGGATATCCACTTTCGCATTCTTTTTCTCCCCCTTATTTCAATAAGAAATTTGCAACGCTAAAAATCCAAGCAAATTATAAAGCGTTTCCAATAACCCATATTCAACTATTCCCAGAAATTATTCAACAAGAACCTTTTTTGGAAGGTTTAAATATTACGATACCTTATAAAGAAAGTGTTTTATCGTATTTAGATAATTGTGAtgaagtagtaaaaaaaattggTGCTTGCAATTGTATAAAAAtccaaaacaaaaaacttttaggGTTTAATACAGATGTTATTGGGTTTGAaaaatctttaacccctttattAACGGAATTACATAAAAACGCCCTAATATTAGGAACTGGGGGTGCAGCAAAAGCCGTTgcttatgtattagaaaaaaaacatatcgCTTATAAATTTGTTTCTCGAACgccaaaaaataaacaagaaattgCGTATGCTACATTAACGCAAAAACATATTGAAGAAAACTTACTTATTATAAACACTACCCCTTTGGGAATGAACCCCCATACAGAACAATGCCCTAACATTCCTTATACTTTTATTACCAACAAACATATCTGCTACGATTTAATTTACAATCcagaaaaaacattatttttaaagAAATGCGAATTGCAAAATGCCCTTATTAAAAACGGCTACGAAATGCTGCTTATtcaagcagaagaaggatggaaaaTATGGAACTCATAAATACAAAAGATGAATACAACGACAACTAAAAACAAACCTACTagcgtttttaaaataaaaaattttgttcCTTTTATTGTTGCAAGATTCTTTTTTATGTTTGCGGCACAAATGCAATTTACCTTAATTATATGGGAAACTTATAGCATTACTAAAAACCCTATGTATTTGGGTTATTTAAGTATTGCCGAATTAGTACCAGCATTTTTATTAGCCTTTTATGGGGGATATATTGTAGATAAATATAATCGGCGAACAATATTTAATACCTCATTAATTATAACTTGTATTTCTTCGACTTTTCTATTCTGTTGtcttttattaaatataaaatcCTATTCGTTAATTATTGCAATGATGATTGTTATTTTTAATAGTGGGATTATTAGAGTTTTTGCTTCTTCTTCACAAACCGCTCTTTTAGGGCAAATTGTACCTAAAGAATTATATGGCAATGCGGTAACTTGGCATAGTGGCGTATGGCAAGCAGCTATTGTTTTGGGACCGCCAACATTTGGACTTTGCTATAAAATTGTAGGCTTTCAATATTCCCAACTTATTGTATGTCTAATGTTTTTAACctctttatttttctcttttcaaattaataaaaaagataTTGTTTTAGTTAAAACATCTACCGATAAATTCCTAAAAAGTATTCAAACAGGATGGAAATTTATGTGGAACTGTAAAGAATTATTAGGAGCATTTACCCTAGATATGTTTGCCGTTTTATTTGGTAGTGCAACTGCCCTATTACCTGTTTTTGTTGCTGATGTTTTTCACGGGGGACCAGGAGACTTAGGCTTACTTAGAGCGGCAACTGCCATAGGgacaatatttattattttatttttaacctttAATCCATTAAAAAAATATCAAGGATATATTTTATTCGGAACTATTTTTTGTTACGGTATATGTATGATACTTTTTGGCTATTCGGGTTATTTTTGGTTATCTTTTGCACTACTTCTTTTATCGGGAATTTTTGATGGTGTTAATGTTATTATCCGTAGCACTATACTACAAACCAAAACTCCCGACGAAATAAAAGGGAAAGTTTCTGCTATTAGCACCCTCTTTATTATGTCTTCTAACGAAATCGGAGCTTTAGAAAGTTCTATAGCAACAAAATTTTTAGGTTTACAACCTGCAGTTATTTTTGGAGGTATAGCAACAATAATTGTGGTTATTGCAGTTTATATTTTTATTCCTCAATTAAGGAAATTAAACTACTAAAATTGAATACCCTATCCATAAATATTTTATTGCTTATATCTATTTCATATTAAACCTACAGATaaatgaatattttttatttagataaaGACCCTTTAAAATGTGCTCAATATCATTGTGATAGACATGTTGTAAAAATGATATTGGAATATTCTCAAATCCTATCCACAAATAAAAGATTATTAGAACCCGAAGCGAATAATGATGTTTTATATAAAGCTACGCACAAAAATCATCCCGCTACACAATGGGCTCGTTATTCACAAGAAACTTACCTCTGGCTTTTTGAATTATTAAGCTCCCTACACCTTGAATATGAATACCGATATGATAAAATACACCTTTCAAAAAGATTACTAGAACATTTATCAAATGTTCCCAAAGCATTTTCTAATACTGGATTTATAGACCCTTCTTTAACAATGGATGATAGTTATAAAAAAGAAGACGCGGTGGCTTCCTATATTAACTATTacaaagaaggtaaaaaaaatctACACCAATGGAAAAAAAGAGGAAAgccttattttatttaatttttgaaaTAAAATGATTTAATAAAAGAATTCTTAAAAGGTTATCTATATTTGCGGCTATAGATATTCCCTACAAtataattcaataaaaaaagttatgaatttTATTATTCTTAATTCTTTATTCGGTATTTTTCTTATGATTAGTGCCATTTTACCATTTTTtaattctttgaaaaaaatcaaaataattaCCTATGCAGGTATTGTTAGTTTACTCGCATTATGTATTTGTAACTATTTGGATATTCCTACCTTCTTAGATATTCAAACTTCGGTGCTTAAATTTACTACTTACGAAAAATTCTTTTTAGTATGTAtggaattttgttttttaatctttttattaCTAAATTTTGATAATCTTAGTAGCAATAACACCCCAATACACGAGCAATTAGCACTTTTATTCTTTATATTATCTGGCTGTGCTATCCTTATTTCTTATACCAATTTATTAATGTTATTCTTAGGGATAGAAATTGTTTCCATACCTCTTTATATCCTTACAGGCATAgacaaaaaaaaccttaaaggaAACGAGGCCTCTCTAAAATATTTCCTCTTAGGAGCGGCATCCACTTGTGTATTATTAATGGGTATTTGCTTTATCTATGGAGCCTCTGGCTCTTTTGAATTATCTAATTTTTCTATTCCCGAAATTGCCAATGATAAATTATTTATAAGTGGCTTACTCTTTATTATTATTGCTTTTTGTTTTAAAGTATCTGCAGCACCTTTCCATTTttggacaccagatgtttatgaaGGAGCTTCTACGCCTTATACTTCTTTTATGGCAACTATAGTAAAATCATTTTTTATAGTTTCTTttctaaaaatattttcttttaattggCAAATTATCAATAATAATTTCCATATTCAGATTATTATCATTATTGCGTGTACATTAATTATAGGTAATTTTACCGCTATATTTCAACAAGGTATTAAGCGTTTAATGGCTTATTCAAGTATTTCGCAAGTGGGATTTATGTTATTAGCAATATTAGGTTCTCAAAAGTATGCTAATGAAGGTATTTTATTATATACTGTTTCTTATACCATAGCATCTataagcatcttttttattattagCAAAAGTTCTAACGGCTCTATAGATAATTTACGAGGATTATCAAAATCAGAACCCCTTATAGCTATTGTTCTAACAGTTTATATTCTTTCTTTAGCGGGGATACCCCTAACAGCAGGCTTTTTATCTAAATACTATCTTTTACTTTctgcaataaaaaataatattcctTTTTATCTTATTATTATAATTGTAATTTGTGCTAcaataagtgttttttattatttccgATTAAtccaaaatatttattttaaagaaaGGAATATTCAAGAAAATATTATGAATCAAACAATAGCACCTTCCTATAATTTGTTATTGTTGGGAACAGCAATGATTATTTTAATTTTAGGATTACACCCTTCTTTATTACTCAATTTACTCAAATATTAAATTATGAGCAGTattcttattttattattaataggTCTTTTAAGTGGATTATTGAGTGGTATCGCAGGTTTAGGAGGCGGAATAATTATCGTTCCTTTATTAGTATGGCTATTGGGGTTTAACCAAAAATTAGCCCAAGGCACCTCCGTAGGAGTGCTTATTTTACCTGTTGGTATCCTTGCTGTTTATAATTATTACAAagcaggacaaatagattttagaTCTTCTTTATTTATCGCAAGCACTTTTATTATTGGTTCTTTTATCGGTTCTAAAATTGCTATTGCTTTACCTATtgatttactaaaaaaaatatttgctgggTTTGTGATTTTAATGggtataaaacttttattttttgataaataaTGAAAATTCTTGCCGTTGAAAGCTCTTGCGATGAAACGAGCATAGCCATTACACATCACGATAAAGTATGCTGTAATATTATTGCCACACAAGAAATTCATCAGCAATATGGAGGGGTTATTCCCGAGTTAGCCTCTCGCCTACATATGCAACATATTATTCCTACACTTGAAAAAGCATTACAGAAAAGTAATACTTCTTTATCCGAAATAGATGCTTTTGCTTTTGCTCAACAACCTGGATTAATAGGTTCTTTATTAGTTGGTTGCTGTTTTGTAAAATCCTTAGCCTTGCTTTATAAAAAACCCTTAATAGGTGTTAATCATATACAAGCACATATAACAGCAAATTTCCTTCAAGAAAAAAAGCCACAATTTCCTTTTTTATGTTTAACGGTAAGCGGCGGACATACTCAAATTGTTTTATGTACAGATTATTTAGAATATAAAATTATAGGTTCTACAATTGATGATGCCGCAGGCGAAGCCTTTGATAAAAGTGCCAATTTATTAGGATTAGCTTATCCGGGGGGTGTAATGATAGATAAATTATCAACAAATGGTAATCCTCTAAAATATACTTTTGGAAAACCTAAAATAGCCCATTTTGATTATAGTTTTAGTGGCTTAAAAACATCTATTTTATATTttctacaaaaacaaaaaaatatccaTCAAGATTTTATACAAAATAATTTATCTGATTTATGTGCTTCTATACAACATAGCATTGTAACAATTTTATTAGAAACCTTTTTTaaagctgcagaacattataacatTAAACATTTGTGTATTGCTGGTGGCGTATCTGCAAATTCGTTATTAAGAAAAAAATTTATAGAGCAATGCCAATTTAAAGGAATACAATCCTACATTCCCCCTTTTGAATACTGTACCGATAATGCTGCAATGATTGCCATTAATGCCTattacaaatacaaaaaaaaaatattcgttGGGTTAAATGCTGTTCCTTCTGCAAGTGCAAATAGtataagttaaaataaaaatcattaggcTCTAATTTCAAAATTTTCATTCATATCAAATATCAATGtccctttatatttttattaatgcaagattttattttttaattctgtATTAATTTTCAAATAATTCtattataaatttatttttaattatactATTTTAGTAGTTTAAGCACTAATAGTTATAGTTATATTTTTACGCATAAGTCAATtactatttttactattttttgctTCATTCAAttctaaaattttatttatttcaaccataatatattgtaatacattTACAGAAACGCTATTACCAAACTGTTTATATGCTTGTGTTTTATTAGCATTAATTATAAACTCATCGCGAAACCCTTGAATTCTGGCACATTCTCTTAATGAAAGTTTTCtaattttttcatcaatataATAAAGTCCCGTTTTAGAACCAATACCTCCCCCATAAGCGGAGAGCGTAATAGCGTGTCCTAATGGGGAATAAATTCTTTCTCCTTGccttcctttatttatttttccaatttGTATAGGTTTATTGAGCATTTCAAAATCTAATAAGGATATGttatttttataaatttcaaTATCATTTCTTTcaataattttaatattttttggttcCTTTTCTAAAAATTGTTGCAAAGAAATAGGTTCGTTAGTGGGAATAGGGAAATTAAAATATTGTGCATCTATAGAATTATGAAAAGCCACAATATAAATGCGTTCCCTGTTTTGTGGCAAACCAAAATGACCTGAATTtaacacttttgtaaaaatagaATATCCTATTTTTTCCAaactttttataattatttttagcGTATTCCCATTATTGTGTTTAgctaaattttttacattttctaaaaaGAGGACTTGGGGTTTATGATAATTTACAATACGAATAATATCGAAAAATAAAGTTCCTCTTATATCTTCAAAGCCTTTTTGTTTGCCTGCTATAGAAAAAGCTTGACAAGGAAATCCTGCACATAAAATATTGTGCAAGGGTATTTTTTTCTCGTCTATTTTTGTAATATCTCCAAACGGTTTGATACTAAAATTATTCTGATAAGTTTCGGTTGCATATTTATCCCACTCTGAAGTAAATACACATTTTGCCCCAAAAGAATGTAAGGCCAAATAAAAACCTCCTATACCtgcaaataaatcaataaatttatacttatttaattgatttttatttgtttttatcatttattgaaacccataattttattatattttattttttaaactattattttttatattgatttttaatAGTCGTGGTATTAATATCATCAGTTAAGTTATTCCTGCCAAAATTCCTGTTACAATTAAATTTTCCAAATGCTTAAATTTCAATCCGAATAAAATCTTAATGTAATAATTACGAAAATTAAAACTATCAATAAACTACAATATTTTGTATAATAGATATAAGTAATCCAAATTTATACATTATTCAAGTATAACAATTATATCCctcaatgattttttattttataatttattttcaagtttattatttgtaataaaatctaataACCGATATAATTTTTCGAAAAAATGGTTATGCTATTATGAAAAAATTTGCTCTactataaacaataaaaaaacaccgaaaaagtacATTAAATAGTTACCTCTCTATTAATTATCTACAATCTATTTTTTAGAAGGGTAAAATACTATTGCATTAAGGAAACTAAAAATTCTTTTTGGTTTATAAAAGAAACTTTTACTTGCATAGGTTTCTTATCGTaagaattataaaaataaataagcgAAATATCTTTGGTAATAAAAGTATCGTTGGTAATTAAAATATTAGAGTTTTtataggcttttttttctttattaggtAAAGCGGCATAATGTTTTAACCATTGCTCTAATTGTTGTATGTTTTCTTTATCTTTTAAAAGATAAAATTTTGCTCCTTCTTCATCACCACTATAATAAAACGCAGTAAACTTTATAAGTGCATCTAAGGAATTTTCCGCAAGAGTAAATTTTTTACTATGCCCACAAGAAGATAGTATTAATAAAAGCCCCGACAGATAAAAAAATCTTTtcatttaaaaatatttattgaaTGAATATATTAGAACATCTCTAAGCATCTTTTTGTTTTTCGTAAGCGTTAATAATTTTCCTTACTAAATGATGCCTTACCACATCTTCTTCTTTTAAAGGAATGTATGCAATGCCTTTAATATCTTTCAATATATCAATAGCTTTTTTTAGTCCACTTTTTTGATTATGAGGCAAATCTATTTGTGTAACATCGCCGGTAATAATAGCCTTAGCATTATTTCCTAATCTTGTAAGGAACATTTTAAGTTGCAAATCTGTTGTATTTTGAGCTTCATCTAAAATAATATAGGCGTTATCTAAAGTTCGTCCTCTCATATATGCTAAAGGGGCAATTTCTATAATATTTTGACTCATATAATAGTTTAATTTTTCTCTCTCTAACATATCTTCTAAGGCATCATAAAGAGGTCTTAAATAAGGgtctattttttcttttaaatctcCGGGTAAAAAGCCTAAACTTTCGCCTGCTTCTATTGCGGGTCTTgtgagtattattttttttatatttttatttttgagggcTTTTACTGCGAGTGCTACAGCAATATAAGTTTTCCCTGTTCCCGCAGGTCCCACAGCAAAAATAATGTCGTTGTGTTCTATGGCACCAACAATTTCTTGCTGTGCATTATTTCgtgcttttatattttttccactAGTGGTATGCAAAATAATATTTTcagcaaaaatatttttaacaccTTCGTTtgtagaggctaattcttgatagATGGAATTTTCTATCgttccatttttttctaaatattgcaTAATCGTTCTTACCCTATGGCTAAATTGCTCTACTTCTTTTTTTAATCCGCTCACTTTAATTTGTGTTCCTCGGGAAATAATTTTTAGTAAAGGAAACTGATTTTTTAGATATTGAAATCGAACATTATTAATTCCTAAAAATTCTATTTGATTAACATTATCTATTTGCAAAATAATTTCTGTCATCAAgcgttaatttttttatttacattttgtgAGGTAAAGAAAACCCTAATATATCCGCACAGTTTAATAAAATCAAACTGGTTAATTGAGCCATTTTTAATCTTAATATTTTAATTTCTTCTTGTTCCATTTGAAGAATAGAATGTTGAGCATAAAAAGTATTGAATTTTTTTGATAACGAGTACGCATAATTAGCAATAATAGAAGGATTGTTTTCTATAAGACTTTGTtctaaaaaatattcaaaaaggtCTATTTCTATAAGCaattctttttctattttttctaaggGCGTTGTGGGTAATGTTGGCGTAGACATTATATCTGCATTTGCTTTTTTTAATACAGATTGTATTCTCGCAAAGGTATATTGAATAAAAGGACCTGTAAATCCTTGAAAGTCGATAGACTCCTGAGGATTAAAAAGCATTTTCTTTTTAGCATCTACTTTTAATAAGAAAAATTTTAATGCTGCCATTCCTATGCTTTGCGTAAGGATATTTAATTCTTCTGGATTAAAATCTTGTACTTTACCTAATTGTATTGTATTTTcttttgctatggcaaccatttcGTCTATTAAATCATCGGCATCTACGACTGTTCCTTCACGACTTTTCATTTTCCCTGTTGGGAGCTCTACCATTCCATAAGATAAATGAAAAATACCttcagcatatttttttttcatcttttttaatATGAGCTGTAATACTTGAAAGTGATAATTTTGTTCATCACCAACAACATATATGCTGTTCTCGTATTCAAAATCTTTATATTTTAAATCTGCCAATCCTAAATCTTGAGTAATATAAACAGAAGTACCATCTTTCCTCAACAGCAATTTTTGGTCTAAACCATCATTTTGTAAATCTACCCATATGCTACCATcttcttttttaaaaaagtatttttctTTTAATCCTTGCTCTACGATTTCTTTCCCCAATAAGTAAGTATTACTTtcgtaatatattttttaaatgttgttcCTATTTTTTTGTAAGTTTCTTCGAACCCTTTATAAACCCACTCGTTCATTATTTTCCAAAGTTTTATAATAGCGTCATCACCTTTTTCCCATAATACTAACATTTCTTGAACGGCTTTCATTAAAGGgacttttttttctgcctctgCGGTATCTATACCTTGAATTTTTAGTTcattaatttctttttttagttcgttagaaaataaaacataataatcGCCAACAAAATGATCgccttttttatgtgttatttcGGGTGTTTTTCCTTCGCCCCATTTTTGCCACGCATACATAGATTTACAAATATGTATCCCTCTATCATTTACAAC
The sequence above is drawn from the Rhinoderma darwinii isolate aRhiDar2 unplaced genomic scaffold, aRhiDar2.hap1 Scaffold_2927, whole genome shotgun sequence genome and encodes:
- the LOC142703873 gene encoding phoH-like protein, yielding MQYLEKNGTIENSIYQELASTNEGVKNIFAENIILHTTSGKNIKARNNAQQEIVGAIEHNDIIFAVGPAGTGKTYIAVALAVKALKNKNIKKIILTRPAIEAGESLGFLPGDLKEKIDPYLRPLYDALEDMLEREKLNYYMSQNIIEIAPLAYMRGRTLDNAYIILDEAQNTTDLQLKMFLTRLGNNAKAIITGDVTQIDLPHNQKSGLKKAIDILKDIKGIAYIPLKEEDVVRHHLVRKIINAYEKQKDA
- the LOC142703871 gene encoding putative phosphosugar isomerase aq_1546, with amino-acid sequence MNTLDYAKAIINEEIEALENLKSYLNNDFEKIVDYILNHSSKVVICGIGKSADIGRKIVATLNSTGTYAVFLHAADAMHGDLGIVQKDDLVIIISKSGSSAEIVTLLPFIKKLGNEVVAMVGNSNSILAKQAKWILNTTVKKEACPNNLAPTNSTTCQLVMGDALALTLMKKRNFTQEDFAKFHPGGALGKKLLTTVKEIMASTNNTFPFVHEETSLKEIILAISKGRLGATVVLNEQKNICGIITDGDIRRTLENKEDIFNLTATTIMNKNPTVIQENIRASEALNIMNNKNISQLLVANNNTYLGIIHIHDILKEGIE
- the LOC142703872 gene encoding phosphosulfolactate synthase-like, translated to MIMDKGLSTNEVHNLIEIGKPYIDFVKLGFGTALVTPNLKNKLEIYAKSKIEIYLGGTLFEAFYIRNQINEYISLCKEYGLKWIEISDGSIEISQKEKCKQIEKLSKHFKVLSEVGSKDAEIIIPPYKWIELMKSELNSGAQFVIAEAREAGNVGIYRSSGEVRQGLVQEILTQIPSEKIIWEAPQKSQQVFFLKLLGCNVNLGNIAPQEILSLEAMRIGLRGDSFFYYLPKELQVKK